Part of the Arthrobacter sp. MMS18-M83 genome is shown below.
CTACCAGTTGCTGCTGGATGAGCTGGAACTTCGCCAGCGGCCGGCCGAACTGCTGGCGTTCAAGCGCGTACTGCCGGGCGACGTCGAACGCCGCCAACTGCTGCCCCACGGCCTGCCAGGCCACCATGAGCCTGGATCCGCGCAGCAGGTGGTTGGTGTCGGCGAAACTATTGATCCCGGCGAAGCGGTCCGCCTCGGCAATCCGGACGTCCTTGAGGACAATGTCGGCGTTTTGCACGGTGCGCAGGGCGATCTTGTTCTCGATCTTGGTGCGCGTCACGCCAGGAAGGGTGGCGTCCACGATGAAGCCTCGAACGGCGCCGTCGGCCTCGTCCCGGGCCCAGACCAGCATGTGATCGCAGAACGTCCCGTTGCCGATCCAGCGCTTGGCGCCGTTCAGCACCCAGTAGTCGCCGCCGCCGTCGGCTCCTCCGGCGACCCGGCGCGCCACCGTCTGCATGCCGCCGGCCACATCGGAACCGTGGTCCGGCTCGGTGAGCGCGAAAGCTCCGGTGGTCCGGAGGTTGGAGGCGTCGTCGAGGTACCGGTCCTGCTGGTCCTTGGAGCCGAACTCGTAGAGCGCCTCGATGAAAAGGTCGTGGTGGACCATGAAGAACGTCGCAATGGACGTGTCCACGCGGGTCATCTCCGCAATCACCAGGCCGGCGAACAGGTTGCTGTAGCCGCGGTGCGTTGGGGTGCTCAGGCGAAGGGCCGCGAGCTTGGGCAGGATGTGCGCCGGGAACTCGGCCTTGTCCCACCAGTCCTTGGCATAGGGAGCGATTTCCGTCGCCAGGAATTCCCGGAGCTCGTTGAGTTTGCGCTGTTCCTGGACGCTGAGGAGCGATTCGAAATCGAAAAAGTCCGCCGAAGGCAAAGAAACAGGCAAGGAGGGCGGCGAACCAGCCGAATGTTCGACGGCGGCCGCTAACTTGTGCGTCTGGCTCACTTTGGTGCCATCCGGATAGCGCCGTCGAGGCGGATGGTTTCGCCGTTGAGCATGGCGTTTTCCACGATGTGCGCCACGAGGTTGGCGTACTCGGCGGGACGGCCAAGACGGGCGGGGTGGGGTACTTGCTGGCCCAGGGAGAGCTGCGCGTCTTGGGGCAGTCCGGCCAGCATGGGGGTTTCGAAGATGCCCGGCGCGATGGCCATCACTCGGACCAGCGAGCGCGCGAGTTCACGGGCCAGGGGCAAGGTCATGGCTGCCACGGCTCCCTTGGACGCGGCATACGCGGGCTGTCCGATCTGGCCGTCGAATGCCGCCACGGAGGCCGTGTTGATGATGACGCCGCGTTCCTCTCCGCCGAGTTCGGTGGACGTGGGCTCGTTCTGGGCCATCGCGGCAGCGGCAAGGCGGATGACGTTGAAGGTGCCTACGAGGTTGATCTGGATGACCCTGTTGAAGTTCTCCAGCGGCAGCACGCCGTCTTTGCCGAGCACCTTGCCTGGGGTTGCCACGCCAGCGCAGTTGACCAGGATCCGGAGCGGGCCCAGGGCGACTGCGGCGTCGACGGCGGCCTGCACTTGCTCTTCGTTGGTGACGTCGGCGGGGACGAACACGGCCCTACCGGCAGCGCCTGAGTCGTTGAGTTCGGCCGCGAAAGCCTCGCCAGGAGAAGAGTGGAGGTCAAGCAGCACAACCGATGCTCCGGCGTCGAGCAATCGCCTGGCGGTGGCGGCCCCAAGTCCCGAAGCCCCGCCGGTAATCAACGCAACTGCGCCTTTGATGTCCATCCATCCTCCTCGATGCAGAACCAAAATCCGTTAATGAATGTTAACTGAATCACTTTGATTGTGCACTGCGGAGGGCTCAACGGCCAAGCGCGCAGAGTTAGGCTGTCACCATGTCCGCCCCCGACACCTCGCAGGGCACCTCCGGAACACCGGATTGGGCCGCGCGAGCCGACGACGCCGCACGTTCGGTCACCCGGTATTTCGGACGGCGCCTTCTCTTCCTTCCCGGAACGCTCCTCGCGGCGTCGATCCGGCCCTCCAAGCGTTTTCCGTTTCAGCCGTGGAACTACTGGTGGCAGGCGCACTACGTCGATTGCCTCGTGGACGCCGGGTTGCGCGAACTGGCCTCGGGATCAAGGTTCGACGGCCGTGATCACCCCAGCGCTGGCCGGCTCGCTTCACGCCTGGTCACCAGCATCCGGCTGCGCAACTCCCTGCGCTACGTGAACAGTTACTACGACGACATGGCATGGCTGGCCCTCGCAACGCTGCGCCTGGACGGCCTAGCCGAGAGGGCGAACAAACCGGGCCGCGGCCGGAACGCCCGGTTGCAGAAAAGCCTGTCCCCGCAGTTCGAGTCGGCCTCCACGGACGATATGGGCGGCGGCACCTTTTGGAGCACCAGGCGCGATTTCAAGAACACCCCCGCCACGGCCCCGGTGGCCCTGTATTTCGCCCGGACCGGCAAGCCGCAGCGGGCCCAAGACCTGCTGGACTGGCTCGACGCCACGCTCTTCGAACGCACCCGGGGCCTGTACCTTGACGGTGCCCGGATCCAGGAGGGCAAGTTGGTCCTGGCGGAGGAGATCTACACCTACAACCAGGGCCCTGTGCTCGGCGCCCTCCTGGAACTGGGCGGAGCAGCGAACCTGGCACGTGCTGCCGCGCTGGTAGGCTCCGTAGCCGAACATCTGACCGTTCATGGGCCTGACACTCAGGGGAGGCTCGTTCTCCGCGGGGAAGGAACCGGCGACCGTGGTCTCTTCTCCGGGATCCTCGTCCGGTACTTGGCACTCGCCGCGGAGGACATGCGTTTGTCTGCCACCACCCGGACCACCGCCCGCCGGCTAGTGCTCGATACCGCTGAGGCGCTGTGGGCGGGGCGAACTGTGCGCACCGTGCGCCGGGAC
Proteins encoded:
- a CDS encoding acyl-CoA dehydrogenase family protein; translation: MPVSLPSADFFDFESLLSVQEQRKLNELREFLATEIAPYAKDWWDKAEFPAHILPKLAALRLSTPTHRGYSNLFAGLVIAEMTRVDTSIATFFMVHHDLFIEALYEFGSKDQQDRYLDDASNLRTTGAFALTEPDHGSDVAGGMQTVARRVAGGADGGGDYWVLNGAKRWIGNGTFCDHMLVWARDEADGAVRGFIVDATLPGVTRTKIENKIALRTVQNADIVLKDVRIAEADRFAGINSFADTNHLLRGSRLMVAWQAVGQQLAAFDVARQYALERQQFGRPLAKFQLIQQQLVDMLGNAVASMGMMVRIAQLQEDIYTDSKGVRHGGAQMAQVALAKSYCSARMRETVAMGRSILGGNGIVTDYKMAKIFADAEAIYTYEGSFEINSLIVGRAVTGVSAIV
- a CDS encoding SDR family NAD(P)-dependent oxidoreductase, which gives rise to MDIKGAVALITGGASGLGAATARRLLDAGASVVLLDLHSSPGEAFAAELNDSGAAGRAVFVPADVTNEEQVQAAVDAAVALGPLRILVNCAGVATPGKVLGKDGVLPLENFNRVIQINLVGTFNVIRLAAAAMAQNEPTSTELGGEERGVIINTASVAAFDGQIGQPAYAASKGAVAAMTLPLARELARSLVRVMAIAPGIFETPMLAGLPQDAQLSLGQQVPHPARLGRPAEYANLVAHIVENAMLNGETIRLDGAIRMAPK
- a CDS encoding glycoside hydrolase family 76 protein produces the protein MSAPDTSQGTSGTPDWAARADDAARSVTRYFGRRLLFLPGTLLAASIRPSKRFPFQPWNYWWQAHYVDCLVDAGLRELASGSRFDGRDHPSAGRLASRLVTSIRLRNSLRYVNSYYDDMAWLALATLRLDGLAERANKPGRGRNARLQKSLSPQFESASTDDMGGGTFWSTRRDFKNTPATAPVALYFARTGKPQRAQDLLDWLDATLFERTRGLYLDGARIQEGKLVLAEEIYTYNQGPVLGALLELGGAANLARAAALVGSVAEHLTVHGPDTQGRLVLRGEGTGDRGLFSGILVRYLALAAEDMRLSATTRTTARRLVLDTAEALWAGRTVRTVRRDEADDDDGWLVFSTEPQRPAAETYPAGTAVELSTQLQAWMVLEAAARVR